One window from the genome of Pedobacter schmidteae encodes:
- a CDS encoding sigma-70 family RNA polymerase sigma factor, translated as MHLNAAPGVTEIESTSNDLIQFELLYRSLSSSLQKYADYYVKDIEFARTIVNDLFVQLWFKKEQPDNVKGYMYRAIKNACLNHLTRQKRCPLSYHDQDELTLMADFHLEIQDVSTESDKLKFLEKVISLLPQRRQLVFRMYRLEGFSYAEIADLLQISVRTVEDHLAKSMLFIHTHAKHLVHTNLTEV; from the coding sequence ATGCATTTGAACGCAGCGCCAGGGGTTACAGAAATTGAATCTACATCAAACGATTTGATTCAGTTTGAATTGCTTTACAGAAGTCTGAGCAGTTCACTTCAAAAATATGCGGATTATTATGTGAAGGATATTGAGTTTGCAAGAACCATTGTAAATGATCTTTTTGTGCAGCTCTGGTTTAAAAAGGAGCAGCCCGACAATGTAAAGGGGTATATGTATCGCGCTATAAAAAATGCGTGTCTCAACCATCTGACCCGACAAAAAAGATGTCCGCTTTCTTACCATGATCAGGATGAACTTACCCTAATGGCCGATTTTCATTTGGAGATACAGGACGTAAGCACTGAATCAGACAAGCTGAAGTTTTTAGAAAAGGTAATTTCGTTGCTTCCCCAAAGAAGACAGCTTGTTTTCAGAATGTATCGCCTCGAAGGTTTCAGTTATGCCGAAATTGCCGATTTATTGCAGATTTCGGTCCGTACCGTCGAAGATCATCTGGCAAAAAGCATGCTGTTTATTCATACCCACGCAAAACATCTTGTTCATACAAACTTAACAGAAGTTTAA
- a CDS encoding TonB-dependent receptor yields MRTSLIFSLLSVLFLNLVQAAVVKGQSALDKNIYINLQQASFADLLKEIEKKTGVSFVYTNNELVNAKVSVYNESKTARTILSPLLKKNNLVIIENGMMVVLKKMQNVVHEARPGTVVGYVKDKANRQTLPYATVIVKGSNQKVLTDANGYFILSNVKAGNQVLQVSYIGYTAAEFKVTVEDAKTTKLELNLESQSNDMKGITISGIRRGEAVALSNMRNADNIKYVLSEEQIERFPDATVGEAMQRVPGIAMDYSYGLPRNIIIRGLDQSMGSVTLNGNRLPSTQTNSRDIDLNGILSSTVEAIEVNKTLTPDMDADGTSGSVNIISKTPKMGMQLFQVKGSFGHNFLLGKQNFDGAFNYGQRKNKWAYLVGVNYSNTYRGEDRVQKDYGTYKINGADEIKLSNLELEGSDLHRQNTGLQAELSFFPNEKSQVYLRGAYNKFYELQTRGTKSYSIGNYTDGINTTGITIGSSGSPRDYHRDLLSLSLGAKTNVNNWIANIDFTFASGKYDQPIYYDGYFTYGGLAAAMDMTDPRAPQFNFTTTDVNNPANYTTTAYTNRHQFANDKDGQVSLNVLRTFELSAKNKFMFKFGGRFKYKEDDHTRNYYQYALKTGKIGMENFLSDYSRKGYFNGKYNLSGAISNGYLMEKYYQDNKSLFQDNETYIRQNTDPDSYNGSENMGAGYAMGKLTLNKLEIITGVRYERTGFKYNGNIVSFDNTGKYVSTNKVAVNSSFDGFFPSLNLKYALDQRTNLRAAVTRSLSRPGYYDLVPWQEVEPRRKRMKIGNPDLDQATSTNYDFLFEHYLKSLGLISGGIFYKNIDNYIYESIFTRQGGEFDKYQVTQTVNGANAYVYGYEIAWQQQLTFLPGFLNGFGVYGNFTQIQSKFKVPGIVSDRTVRLPSMRPKVGNASLSYEKYGFSGRISLNFYDTFISELAEEQKDDLMEKGRMQLDFSASQKINKKFTVFIGISNINNAQTILDYGDGRPNDHKYFSTWANAGFKYNPF; encoded by the coding sequence ATGCGTACAAGCTTAATATTCAGCCTCCTTTCTGTATTGTTTTTAAACCTGGTGCAGGCAGCAGTGGTTAAAGGACAATCGGCACTGGATAAAAACATTTATATCAATTTACAGCAGGCCAGTTTTGCCGATCTGTTGAAAGAGATAGAAAAGAAAACAGGTGTGAGCTTTGTATATACCAATAATGAACTGGTTAATGCAAAGGTATCTGTGTATAATGAATCAAAGACTGCCAGAACAATTCTTAGCCCATTGTTGAAGAAAAACAATCTTGTGATCATTGAAAATGGCATGATGGTGGTTTTAAAGAAAATGCAAAATGTGGTACACGAGGCACGGCCTGGTACCGTTGTTGGCTATGTAAAGGACAAAGCCAACAGGCAAACCTTGCCTTATGCCACTGTTATTGTTAAAGGAAGCAATCAGAAGGTGCTGACCGATGCAAACGGCTATTTTATTCTGAGCAATGTAAAGGCGGGCAATCAGGTTTTGCAGGTAAGCTATATTGGCTATACCGCAGCCGAGTTTAAAGTGACTGTTGAAGATGCCAAGACAACTAAGCTGGAATTGAACCTGGAAAGCCAAAGCAACGACATGAAGGGGATTACCATTAGCGGTATCAGAAGAGGCGAAGCTGTAGCATTGAGCAATATGCGCAATGCCGATAACATAAAATATGTGTTGTCAGAAGAGCAGATAGAGCGTTTCCCGGATGCAACAGTGGGCGAGGCTATGCAGCGTGTACCGGGTATAGCTATGGATTACAGTTATGGATTGCCAAGAAATATCATCATCCGTGGACTTGATCAAAGTATGGGCTCGGTTACTTTGAACGGCAACCGGCTGCCCTCAACCCAAACCAACTCCCGTGATATTGATTTGAATGGGATTCTCTCCTCAACCGTTGAAGCAATAGAAGTCAATAAAACCTTAACGCCCGATATGGATGCTGATGGTACTTCCGGATCAGTAAATATTATTTCCAAAACCCCTAAGATGGGGATGCAACTGTTCCAGGTAAAAGGCTCCTTTGGCCATAACTTCCTTTTGGGAAAGCAAAATTTTGATGGAGCCTTTAATTACGGACAACGTAAAAACAAGTGGGCTTATCTGGTAGGCGTAAACTACAGCAATACTTACCGCGGCGAAGATCGCGTGCAAAAGGATTATGGTACTTATAAAATTAATGGTGCCGATGAAATTAAACTTTCTAATCTGGAATTGGAAGGGAGCGACCTGCATCGTCAGAACACAGGCCTTCAGGCAGAGCTGAGCTTTTTCCCGAATGAAAAAAGCCAGGTGTACCTTAGAGGAGCCTATAATAAGTTTTATGAACTGCAAACCAGAGGGACCAAAAGTTACAGTATCGGTAATTATACCGACGGCATAAACACTACGGGTATTACCATAGGGTCAAGTGGTTCGCCACGCGATTATCACCGCGACCTGCTGAGTTTGTCGTTAGGTGCCAAAACAAATGTAAATAACTGGATTGCCAATATCGACTTTACTTTTGCCAGCGGTAAATACGATCAGCCTATTTACTATGATGGGTATTTTACTTACGGTGGTCTTGCCGCAGCAATGGATATGACCGATCCGCGTGCACCACAGTTTAACTTTACTACTACGGATGTAAATAATCCTGCCAATTATACCACTACAGCTTATACCAATCGTCACCAGTTTGCAAATGACAAAGACGGGCAGGTATCCTTAAATGTGTTGCGTACGTTTGAGCTGAGTGCCAAAAACAAGTTCATGTTCAAGTTTGGTGGCCGTTTTAAATATAAAGAAGACGACCATACGCGAAATTACTACCAGTACGCCCTTAAAACAGGAAAGATTGGTATGGAAAATTTCCTGTCGGATTATTCCAGAAAGGGTTATTTTAATGGTAAATACAATCTTAGCGGAGCCATATCTAATGGATATCTGATGGAGAAGTATTATCAGGATAATAAATCGCTGTTCCAGGATAACGAAACTTATATCCGTCAGAATACGGACCCGGATTCTTACAACGGATCGGAAAATATGGGGGCCGGTTACGCGATGGGTAAATTAACGTTAAATAAACTGGAAATAATTACCGGAGTGCGTTACGAGCGTACCGGATTTAAGTACAATGGTAACATTGTGTCCTTTGACAATACCGGAAAGTATGTAAGCACCAATAAAGTTGCTGTAAACTCTTCTTTTGATGGTTTCTTCCCAAGTCTGAACTTGAAATACGCCTTAGACCAACGAACCAATTTGAGAGCAGCAGTAACCAGGTCATTGTCTCGTCCAGGGTATTACGACCTGGTACCATGGCAGGAAGTAGAGCCAAGAAGGAAACGCATGAAAATAGGGAATCCCGACCTGGATCAGGCTACATCAACCAATTACGATTTCCTGTTTGAACATTACCTGAAATCTCTGGGTTTAATATCAGGAGGTATTTTTTATAAGAACATTGATAATTATATCTACGAAAGTATTTTCACCCGTCAGGGCGGTGAGTTTGACAAATACCAGGTTACCCAAACCGTAAACGGCGCCAATGCATATGTATATGGCTATGAAATTGCATGGCAGCAGCAGCTGACCTTCCTGCCCGGATTTTTGAATGGTTTTGGCGTGTACGGAAACTTTACCCAAATTCAGTCGAAATTTAAGGTTCCTGGAATTGTGAGCGACCGCACCGTTCGCTTACCATCTATGCGCCCTAAGGTAGGTAATGCCTCGCTTTCTTACGAAAAATATGGTTTCTCGGGACGTATCTCCTTAAATTTCTACGATACCTTTATTTCAGAACTTGCCGAAGAACAAAAGGACGACCTGATGGAAAAAGGGCGTATGCAGCTGGATTTCTCTGCTTCGCAAAAAATCAACAAGAAGTTTACCGTATTTATAGGCATCAGCAATATCAATAATGCGCAAACTATTCTTGATTATGGTGATGGCCGGCCTAACGACCATAAATATTTTTCTACCTGGGCCAATGCCGGCTTTAAATACAATCCATTTTAA
- a CDS encoding FecR family protein produces MEEKIWGCITKRLTGDETDDSKSFLDEWLADDTTHRQQYEEVKALWEMSALLQPEDAGVSFDEFSQSTVLVPERKERSFLNFWKYGIAAAVAGICLLGSLYYNQIAINHVPAEEWVVKRTQAGKMTRLTLPDSSEVWLNAGSEISFAKHFNDKKLRLVKLKGEAYFDVKHDKTHPFVVKSGKLTTTVYGTSFNIRAYANEAKTAVAVNSGKVGITGIDEQHKDFTVMLLPKDKLTYSNQNGKFLKSAVLINEVDSWIKGELVFEQTPLAEVFETLARKYNVQIEVKKEQYVACKLTARFKNQPLEAVLKTLNIALNIRSQQVKQTIYLKGGNCM; encoded by the coding sequence ATGGAAGAGAAAATATGGGGTTGCATTACCAAAAGGCTGACAGGAGATGAAACAGACGATTCAAAGTCTTTTTTGGATGAATGGCTGGCCGATGATACCACGCATAGGCAGCAATATGAGGAAGTAAAGGCGCTTTGGGAAATGAGTGCGCTATTGCAACCTGAAGATGCAGGTGTTTCTTTTGATGAATTTAGCCAAAGCACAGTATTGGTGCCGGAAAGAAAAGAACGCTCGTTTTTGAATTTCTGGAAATATGGCATTGCTGCGGCGGTGGCGGGGATATGTTTGTTGGGTAGTTTGTATTATAATCAGATAGCTATAAACCATGTGCCTGCCGAGGAATGGGTTGTCAAAAGAACACAGGCCGGCAAAATGACCCGATTAACCTTGCCCGACAGTTCGGAGGTATGGTTGAACGCAGGCAGTGAAATCAGTTTTGCGAAACATTTTAACGATAAAAAGTTGAGGCTGGTGAAGTTGAAAGGAGAAGCCTATTTTGACGTTAAACACGATAAGACGCATCCTTTTGTGGTGAAAAGCGGGAAGCTGACCACTACAGTATATGGTACCAGTTTCAACATTAGGGCTTATGCCAACGAAGCGAAAACTGCCGTAGCAGTGAACTCTGGTAAAGTTGGTATAACAGGGATAGATGAACAACATAAAGATTTTACAGTTATGCTGTTGCCCAAAGATAAACTGACTTACAGCAATCAAAATGGGAAGTTTTTAAAGTCGGCAGTTCTCATCAATGAGGTGGATTCATGGATTAAGGGCGAATTGGTATTTGAGCAAACACCACTTGCTGAGGTTTTTGAAACGCTGGCAAGAAAATACAATGTACAGATTGAAGTCAAAAAGGAGCAATATGTAGCTTGTAAGTTAACCGCCAGATTTAAAAATCAGCCACTCGAAGCGGTTCTAAAAACACTCAACATCGCCTTGAATATACGTTCACAACAAGTCAAACAAACCATTTATTTAAAAGGAGGAAATTGTATGTAA
- the radC gene encoding DNA repair protein RadC, with the protein MRQYQEKIGIKMWAEADRPREKLLINGRRHLTDAELIAILIGSGNKHETAVDLSKRILAFYNNDLDALGKVTVKDLSKFKGIGEAKAIAIVAALELGRRRKETGGSDVAQITTSVDAMQLLRPVFADLNHEEFWILLLNQATYVIGKQLISKGGLAGTVADPKIIFKTAIEHNAAYIILAHNHPSGRLKPSQQDISLTKKLVESGKLLDLYVLDHLIVTDKLFYSFRDEGLI; encoded by the coding sequence ATGCGCCAGTACCAGGAAAAGATAGGCATCAAAATGTGGGCTGAAGCCGACAGGCCACGCGAAAAATTATTGATCAATGGCAGGAGGCATCTTACGGATGCGGAACTAATTGCTATTTTAATTGGTTCGGGTAATAAACATGAAACAGCGGTTGACCTGAGTAAACGGATTTTGGCTTTTTACAACAACGACCTTGATGCGCTGGGCAAAGTAACCGTAAAGGATCTTTCGAAATTTAAAGGAATTGGCGAAGCAAAAGCCATTGCTATTGTTGCTGCATTGGAACTGGGCAGACGGAGAAAAGAAACCGGCGGAAGTGATGTAGCTCAAATAACTACCTCAGTAGATGCCATGCAGCTATTGCGCCCTGTTTTTGCCGATCTGAATCATGAGGAGTTCTGGATATTGTTGCTGAACCAGGCTACATACGTTATCGGCAAGCAGCTCATCAGTAAAGGCGGTTTGGCAGGGACGGTGGCTGATCCGAAAATTATCTTTAAAACGGCTATTGAGCACAATGCTGCTTATATCATACTGGCGCATAATCATCCTTCAGGAAGACTAAAGCCCAGTCAGCAGGATATCAGTCTGACAAAAAAGCTGGTTGAGTCGGGTAAATTGCTTGATTTATATGTGTTGGATCATTTAATTGTAACGGATAAATTATTTTATAGTTTCAGAGATGAGGGTTTAATTTAA
- a CDS encoding superoxide dismutase, whose protein sequence is METNNRRNFIKTTLTASLAIAVGTPVLLDGGEALAAVASAPKDTGFAALKFTQNPLKYAYNALEPNIDALTMEIHYTRHHMAYIKNVNDAIAAENIPYATEKEFFGNASRLSAKARNNGGGAWNHNFFFDTLKAGGSGGPQGKLNDAIVKAFGSVDKFKEQFSAAAASRFGSGWAWLINDNGTLKITSTANQDNPLFDNAEVKGTPLLGLDVWEHAYYLKYQNKRADYIASWWNVVDWDVVAARYKK, encoded by the coding sequence ATGGAAACAAATAACCGTAGAAATTTTATTAAAACCACTTTAACTGCCTCATTGGCTATTGCTGTAGGTACCCCTGTTTTGTTAGATGGCGGGGAAGCGCTGGCTGCAGTAGCTTCTGCCCCTAAAGATACCGGCTTCGCTGCGTTGAAATTTACTCAGAACCCTTTAAAATATGCTTACAATGCACTTGAACCCAATATTGATGCATTGACCATGGAGATCCATTATACCAGGCACCATATGGCATACATAAAAAATGTAAATGATGCCATCGCTGCCGAGAATATACCTTATGCTACAGAGAAAGAGTTTTTTGGTAATGCTTCCAGGCTTTCGGCAAAAGCTCGTAACAACGGCGGTGGGGCATGGAACCATAATTTCTTTTTTGATACTTTGAAAGCAGGTGGTTCGGGCGGTCCGCAGGGAAAATTGAACGATGCTATTGTAAAAGCTTTCGGATCGGTAGACAAATTTAAGGAACAGTTTTCGGCTGCGGCAGCTTCTCGCTTTGGCTCGGGCTGGGCATGGCTGATCAATGATAATGGGACTTTAAAGATCACCTCAACCGCCAATCAGGACAACCCATTATTTGATAATGCCGAAGTAAAAGGTACACCTTTGTTGGGACTGGATGTTTGGGAGCATGCTTATTACTTAAAATACCAAAATAAACGTGCCGACTATATTGCCAGCTGGTGGAATGTAGTGGATTGGGACGTAGTAGCTGCCAGGTATAAAAAATAA
- a CDS encoding GIN domain-containing protein yields the protein MKTLTKTLFATVAAAILLTSSSMTTLAANRIENVKPTAGFNKIWVSGNVKLVLTQSAHEGIFVDENFNKEKTSILGKGQTLYINSMESSQVVIKISMKDLQRIEAAGSSTVVTSDKFDVKCLQVILSQSATAKIKAIAGSLYTNVSDEARLKMTGVTDQHTSIASNVNNVKLDNLLSLSTRKPSSDVILAAEQLTVNKLK from the coding sequence ATGAAAACTTTAACAAAAACATTATTCGCAACAGTAGCAGCAGCCATACTTTTAACTTCATCATCGATGACTACTTTGGCCGCAAACAGAATTGAAAATGTAAAACCCACAGCAGGATTTAATAAAATATGGGTGAGTGGAAACGTTAAACTGGTATTAACGCAAAGCGCGCATGAAGGTATATTTGTAGATGAAAACTTTAATAAAGAGAAAACATCTATTTTGGGTAAGGGACAAACGCTGTACATCAACTCAATGGAAAGCAGCCAGGTTGTGATCAAGATTTCGATGAAAGACCTGCAGAGGATAGAAGCTGCCGGAAGTTCGACCGTAGTAACCAGCGACAAATTTGACGTAAAATGCCTTCAGGTAATTTTAAGCCAGAGTGCTACAGCAAAAATAAAAGCTATAGCAGGTAGTTTATATACCAATGTAAGCGATGAGGCCAGATTGAAAATGACCGGTGTTACCGATCAGCACACCTCAATTGCCAGTAATGTGAACAACGTGAAGTTGGATAATTTGTTAAGCTTGAGCACCCGCAAACCAAGTTCGGACGTGATACTGGCTGCAGAGCAATTGACTGTTAATAAGTTAAAATAG
- a CDS encoding metallophosphoesterase family protein, which translates to MIKKLFCNTPLFTFSLILLMVQMGKAQSFKASALPDRIILTWSADPTTTQSVTWRTDSTVLKSYAQVLVEGSSPNLEKPEAKEYVALTSSLKGAEYELANYHSVTFTGLTPDQLYTYRVGDGTNWSEWFQFKTAPAVTKPFSFIYLGDAQNDIKSKWSRVIRRAFATHGEARFIVHAGDLINRSNNDKEWGEWHFGGGFINGMIPSIPSSGNHEYFRDEKKVLTLDPHWRAQYTLPENGPKGLEESVYYIDYANVRLISLNSQMIVLDSNSLKIQAAWLEEVLKNNPKQWTMITYHHPVYSTAKGRDNKEFREVFKPLFDKYHVDILMQGHDHTYSRGQNLPTGVSGRVGGPMYVVSVAGPKMYKVDVTPRWMDVFAENTQLFQIISVDHDKLTYTAYKASGEVFDTFKLIKTSKDKAAKFKK; encoded by the coding sequence ATGATCAAAAAACTTTTTTGCAATACCCCGCTCTTTACGTTCTCGTTAATACTCCTGATGGTCCAAATGGGCAAAGCGCAGTCTTTCAAAGCCTCTGCTTTGCCCGACAGGATCATCCTTACCTGGTCGGCCGACCCAACCACTACACAGTCAGTAACCTGGCGTACGGATAGTACAGTGTTGAAAAGTTATGCGCAGGTTTTGGTTGAAGGCAGCTCGCCCAATCTGGAAAAACCTGAAGCTAAAGAATATGTTGCCCTTACTTCGTCTTTAAAGGGGGCCGAATATGAACTGGCCAATTACCATAGCGTAACTTTTACCGGGCTTACCCCCGATCAGTTGTATACTTACAGGGTGGGCGATGGGACCAACTGGAGTGAGTGGTTTCAGTTTAAAACTGCGCCCGCTGTAACTAAGCCTTTTTCCTTCATCTATTTGGGCGATGCACAGAATGACATCAAATCCAAATGGTCAAGGGTGATTAGAAGAGCCTTTGCTACGCATGGCGAGGCCCGGTTTATCGTGCATGCCGGTGATCTGATCAACCGTTCTAACAATGATAAGGAATGGGGCGAGTGGCATTTTGGTGGTGGTTTTATCAATGGGATGATTCCCAGCATTCCTTCATCAGGAAACCACGAGTATTTTAGGGATGAAAAAAAGGTGTTGACATTGGATCCACACTGGCGTGCTCAATATACTTTGCCCGAAAATGGGCCAAAAGGTTTGGAGGAATCTGTGTATTATATAGACTATGCCAATGTACGCCTGATTTCGTTGAATTCTCAAATGATTGTGCTAGATTCCAATTCGTTAAAAATTCAGGCGGCCTGGTTGGAAGAGGTGCTAAAGAATAATCCGAAACAGTGGACGATGATCACTTATCATCATCCGGTATATTCTACCGCCAAAGGAAGGGACAATAAAGAATTTAGAGAAGTGTTCAAACCACTGTTTGATAAATATCATGTAGATATATTGATGCAGGGCCATGATCATACCTATAGCAGAGGGCAGAACCTGCCAACCGGTGTTTCGGGTAGGGTTGGCGGACCAATGTATGTGGTTTCGGTAGCGGGACCTAAAATGTATAAGGTAGATGTAACACCTCGGTGGATGGATGTGTTTGCAGAAAACACCCAGTTGTTTCAGATCATTTCTGTAGATCATGATAAGCTAACTTATACCGCCTACAAGGCATCAGGTGAAGTGTTTGATACTTTTAAGCTGATAAAAACTTCTAAGGATAAGGCTGCCAAGTTTAAAAAATAA
- a CDS encoding endonuclease/exonuclease/phosphatase family protein yields MKSTIKLSIAILLLTLTANAQRKPANYINVMSYNIRYNNTQDGVNAWPLRKDNVKALVKFHDADILCVQEALALQVDQLLENTNFDMVGVGRTDGKRDGEFSAIYYDKSRFSKKDGGTFWLSETPDRPSKGWDAAIVRICTWVKLYDKWNKKDFIVFNTHYDHVGVTARIESAKLIKQKIMEIAPTLPVVLTGDLNVTPETEAIATIKSFLTDAKEATVEPAYGPEGTFNAFKFNAPLKEKIDYIFVNKSFNVQKFGVLTDSKDQKYPSDHLPVMARLFFK; encoded by the coding sequence ATGAAATCAACCATCAAATTAAGTATAGCTATATTGCTGTTGACATTAACGGCAAATGCGCAAAGAAAACCGGCAAATTACATCAATGTAATGAGTTACAACATCCGATACAACAATACACAGGATGGTGTAAATGCCTGGCCACTTAGAAAAGATAATGTTAAGGCCCTGGTGAAGTTCCACGATGCCGATATTTTATGCGTGCAGGAAGCCCTCGCTTTGCAGGTTGACCAGCTACTGGAAAATACAAATTTTGATATGGTAGGCGTAGGGCGTACAGACGGTAAACGTGATGGAGAGTTTTCGGCTATATATTATGACAAAAGCAGGTTCAGTAAAAAAGATGGCGGTACCTTTTGGTTGTCAGAAACCCCCGATCGACCGTCTAAAGGTTGGGACGCAGCAATAGTACGGATTTGTACCTGGGTAAAACTGTATGATAAATGGAACAAAAAAGATTTTATAGTTTTTAATACCCATTACGACCATGTAGGTGTAACGGCAAGGATAGAATCGGCTAAGTTGATTAAGCAGAAGATTATGGAAATTGCACCAACGTTACCTGTTGTATTAACGGGGGATTTGAATGTTACGCCCGAAACGGAAGCCATTGCCACTATAAAGAGCTTTTTAACAGATGCTAAGGAGGCCACAGTTGAGCCTGCTTATGGACCTGAGGGTACATTTAATGCCTTTAAGTTTAATGCGCCTTTAAAAGAAAAAATTGACTACATCTTTGTAAATAAGAGTTTCAATGTGCAAAAATTCGGTGTGCTGACGGATAGTAAGGATCAGAAATATCCATCTGATCACTTACCGGTCATGGCAAGATTGTTTTTCAAATAG
- the rpsT gene encoding 30S ribosomal protein S20, which yields MANHKSSLKRIRANATKRLRNRYQAKTTRTFIKRLRAAEDKKTGLELLPKVVSMLDRLAKKNVIHKNKAANNKSKLTKFVNGLK from the coding sequence ATGGCAAATCATAAATCTTCACTAAAAAGAATTAGAGCAAACGCTACTAAACGTTTACGTAACAGATACCAGGCAAAAACAACGCGTACGTTTATCAAAAGATTGCGTGCTGCAGAAGATAAAAAAACAGGATTAGAATTACTTCCTAAAGTAGTTTCTATGCTAGATCGTTTGGCCAAAAAGAACGTAATTCACAAAAACAAAGCAGCTAACAACAAATCTAAGCTGACTAAATTTGTTAATGGCTTAAAATAA
- the purN gene encoding phosphoribosylglycinamide formyltransferase: MKKRIAIFASGSGSNAQKIMEHFKRSTEVEIALVLTNNPDAYVLQRADNFEIPSHVFDKKEFYDSDSIIDMLKNLDIDLIVLAGFLWLIPKKLIAEYPGRIINIHPAILPKFGGKGMYGDHVHNAVIEAGEAEGGITIHYVNEQYDEGEYIYQAKYRIDKGDNLEMVKFKGQQLEHLHYPRVVEAVLKKIKK, translated from the coding sequence ATGAAGAAGCGCATCGCCATATTTGCCTCAGGATCAGGATCCAATGCTCAAAAAATAATGGAGCATTTTAAAAGAAGTACAGAAGTTGAAATTGCTTTGGTACTGACCAATAACCCTGATGCCTACGTTTTACAACGGGCAGACAACTTTGAAATCCCCTCTCATGTTTTTGACAAAAAGGAATTTTATGATAGCGATAGCATTATTGACATGCTTAAAAACCTCGATATAGACCTGATTGTGCTTGCCGGATTTTTATGGCTTATTCCTAAAAAACTGATTGCCGAATACCCTGGCCGAATTATCAACATCCATCCGGCTATTTTACCTAAATTTGGCGGCAAAGGGATGTATGGCGACCATGTACACAACGCCGTAATAGAAGCCGGAGAAGCTGAAGGCGGCATCACCATCCATTACGTAAATGAGCAATATGATGAAGGCGAATACATCTATCAGGCCAAATACCGCATCGATAAAGGCGATAATCTGGAGATGGTTAAATTTAAAGGCCAGCAACTGGAACACCTGCATTACCCACGCGTGGTAGAGGCGGTGTTAAAGAAGATAAAAAAATAA